In Vibrio cidicii, the DNA window TATTCAAGGAGCAGCGCTGATGATGGGGCTTTTGTTTGTTGCGATCAACACAGCGGTGGATTTGGCTCAATATATGCTCGACCCGCGCATTCGACAGGAGAAAGTCGTATGAAGAGTCTCAATCTTCGCTACCTGTTTAGCGGTGCAATCCTAGTTCTTTTGATGAGTTTTGCTATCTCCATAAAGTGGTTTTCCAACCATGATGTCGCTGCGCAGAATCTAAGCCAAGTGTTTCAATTTCCGTCTTGGTCCGAGCCACTCGGCACCGATCATTTGGGTCGTAGCAACGCCGCTCGTTTAGCCGACGCGATTTACAACTCAGTGGTGATTGCTTTAGTGAGTGTCACTTTAGCCGTCACCGTTGGCCTTGTGACGGGGGTGATATCGGGTTGGTTTGGTGGCTGGTTTGACCGAATCGCCTCGGTGTTGGTCAACATGGTGATGGCTTTGCCCGGACTTGTGTTGGTACTACTTCTTGGCGCAATTGTGCCTGGGTCTTACGCATTTTTACTGTTTGGTATCGCGGTTACCATGTGGGCGGAGTTTTTCCGCGTGATCCGCAATAAAACTCAAAGGCTAAGCAAAGCCGATGAATTTGAAAATGCGCGTCTACTGGGTTTTGGTCGTCTGTACCGTTTTCGCGTGCATATATGGCCCTATTTAAAAGCGGATGTCTTTACCTTAGCCTGCTTTGGTGCAGGCAATGCGATTTTGGCTCTCGCAGCACTGGGTTTCTTATATGTCGGTCTTCGTCCGCCTCAAGCCGAGCTAGGTATGATGATGGTAGAACTGTTTCGCTATTATCAGGTCGCACCTTGGGTGCTTATGCAACCCGTTCTGACTCTTATGTTGCTGATTTTTAGCTTTTATTCTCTGGCTCAAACGAAGGAGCGTTTACGATGAACATTCTCAAAGTTGACGCGCTTGCGGTGAAACAGGGAGAAAAGACGGTGGTTCAGCCGCTCTCTTTTGCTCTACAAGAAGGTCAATCCATCACCATTCTTGGTGAAACGGGCTCCGGAAAAAGTTTGTTTGTGAAAGCCATTTTAGGAGATTTACCAGCGAGTTTTGCCGCTGAGGGGGAGCTCTATCTTGGCGATCTTCCTCTCTCAACGCTTAACGCTCAACAGCGCGAGCAGTTGTGGGGCAGAGAGATCGCGGTTTTACCACAAGAGCCGCGTTTGTCACTCAATCCGCTGATGAAAATAGAGCAGCAAGTCAGCGAAGTGTATCGCTGGGTGAGAGGAATGAAACGCGCTGAAGCTAAGGTGCAAACTGATTGTGCGTTTGCTGGTATGCTGCTTGATGATGCTCGGCAAAAGCACGTGCTAGAAATCTCCGGTGGGATGGCTCAGCGCTGTGCGCTACTCTGCGCCCAAGCGGCGGGAGGCCGGTTACTCATCGCTGATGAGCCGACAAAAGGATTGGATGAGCAAAGCAAACAGCAAGTCATCGCTGCGCTGCGTGAAGTAAAAAGACGAGGAGCGCTGATCACCATCACTCACGATTTGCAGGTTGCCGAAGCAGTCGGCGGACAACTTTATGTATTGCGACACGGCCATTGGCTCGCCAAGGAAAAGACATTCAAGCAATGGCAAGCGGATCACAGCGATCACTATTCGCAATCTTTAATTCGAGCCAGTCAGCCCAGTGAGGAGAAACCCACAGCGTGTTTGGCTGAACCTTTACTCGATGTGCAGCAGCTAAGTGTCGGTTTTAAAGAAAGAACTTTGATTCGCGAACTGAGTTTTTCATTGC includes these proteins:
- a CDS encoding ATP-binding cassette domain-containing protein, producing the protein MNILKVDALAVKQGEKTVVQPLSFALQEGQSITILGETGSGKSLFVKAILGDLPASFAAEGELYLGDLPLSTLNAQQREQLWGREIAVLPQEPRLSLNPLMKIEQQVSEVYRWVRGMKRAEAKVQTDCAFAGMLLDDARQKHVLEISGGMAQRCALLCAQAAGGRLLIADEPTKGLDEQSKQQVIAALREVKRRGALITITHDLQVAEAVGGQLYVLRHGHWLAKEKTFKQWQADHSDHYSQSLIRASQPSEEKPTACLAEPLLDVQQLSVGFKERTLIRELSFSLRKGEVIGFSGPSGCGKSTLADVLLGLKKPLSGSVVYHQDFPLGKRLKLYQDPPQSFAPQLSLYRQLLDLCQLHGIEPNLIERYAQQLHIAADILLRTSEQVSGGELQRIAILRVLLLKPTLLIADEPTTRLDPHIARETMELLIHTTQSIGCALILISHSHQELERYCHKRLRFSDRCDDVTLESYVFKPR
- a CDS encoding ABC transporter permease translates to MKSLNLRYLFSGAILVLLMSFAISIKWFSNHDVAAQNLSQVFQFPSWSEPLGTDHLGRSNAARLADAIYNSVVIALVSVTLAVTVGLVTGVISGWFGGWFDRIASVLVNMVMALPGLVLVLLLGAIVPGSYAFLLFGIAVTMWAEFFRVIRNKTQRLSKADEFENARLLGFGRLYRFRVHIWPYLKADVFTLACFGAGNAILALAALGFLYVGLRPPQAELGMMMVELFRYYQVAPWVLMQPVLTLMLLIFSFYSLAQTKERLR